Proteins encoded within one genomic window of Helicobacter sp. 'house sparrow 1':
- a CDS encoding HAD-IIIC family phosphatase, protein MNFSFPLDYKMISRKKRSLKKGLIEKSSKQECLEKNIAILGGSSTAEIKDFLEIFLLSLGIKANFYESDYNRYYEDALFGTELLENFKPDLIYIHTSIVNLKAPSNYAKDGTKALQEVLEKFESIWKALERFNCGIIQNNFELPMTRLFGNFDALQGRVRLVRELNTLLAERISKSSKIYLHDIAYLSSMMGLDRYFDKSLYYQAKYAMSMEGMIELSFSLAHLIAAIFGKSKKGLVLDLDNTLWGGVIGDDGINGIVIGDESSLGEAYSAFQEYILELKQRGVILSVCSKNEVSNAKEGLAHPRSILKFDDFACFMANWEMKSLNIKQIAQTLNIGEDSLVFIDDNPVEREVVRTNLPLVSVPDVGDNVVDFITHIDRNYFFETIQFSQDDALRGEYYLQNMQRQKEVSNFSSYEDFLKSLQMQAEILEFSPIYLERITQLINKTNQFNCTTKRYDFAAVESMSKNQDYITLYGRLIDKYGDNGLIAISIGRIESEICHLDLWLMSCRVLKRNMEYAMLDEFVALAKKKGVKKLRGYYIKSAKNQMVSKLYEDFGFSLVEKIDDDSIWELEITNYQNKNFIIGVNDANK, encoded by the coding sequence ATGAATTTTAGTTTTCCACTAGATTATAAAATGATTTCAAGAAAGAAGCGTTCTTTAAAAAAGGGGCTCATAGAAAAATCTTCAAAACAAGAATGCTTAGAAAAAAATATTGCAATTTTAGGGGGATCTAGCACAGCAGAAATTAAAGACTTTTTGGAGATTTTTTTATTAAGCCTAGGAATCAAAGCTAATTTTTATGAGTCTGATTACAATAGGTATTATGAAGATGCACTTTTTGGGACAGAATTATTAGAAAATTTTAAGCCAGATTTGATTTATATACATACAAGCATTGTGAATCTAAAAGCACCATCAAATTATGCAAAAGATGGCACTAAGGCTTTGCAAGAAGTTTTAGAAAAATTTGAGAGTATATGGAAAGCTTTAGAGCGATTTAATTGCGGAATTATTCAAAATAATTTTGAATTGCCTATGACTAGATTATTTGGTAATTTTGATGCCCTGCAAGGTAGAGTAAGACTTGTTAGAGAGTTAAATACCTTGCTAGCTGAAAGGATTTCAAAGTCATCTAAGATATATCTTCATGATATTGCTTATCTAAGCTCAATGATGGGGCTAGATAGATATTTTGATAAAAGTTTATATTATCAAGCAAAATATGCAATGAGTATGGAGGGAATGATAGAGCTATCTTTTAGCCTTGCTCATCTGATTGCAGCAATCTTTGGAAAGAGTAAAAAAGGATTGGTGCTTGATTTGGACAATACTCTTTGGGGAGGAGTGATTGGTGATGATGGAATTAATGGAATTGTGATAGGTGATGAAAGTTCCCTAGGGGAAGCATATAGCGCTTTTCAAGAATATATTCTTGAATTAAAGCAAAGAGGAGTAATTTTATCTGTATGTTCAAAGAATGAAGTGAGTAATGCTAAGGAGGGATTGGCACATCCAAGAAGTATTTTAAAATTTGATGACTTTGCTTGCTTTATGGCAAATTGGGAAATGAAATCTCTAAATATTAAGCAGATCGCACAAACTCTAAATATAGGCGAGGATAGCTTAGTATTTATTGATGATAACCCTGTTGAAAGAGAAGTAGTAAGGACAAATCTTCCTCTTGTAAGCGTTCCTGATGTTGGGGATAATGTAGTAGATTTTATTACACATATTGATCGGAATTATTTTTTTGAGACTATCCAATTTTCACAAGATGATGCGCTTAGGGGTGAATATTATTTGCAAAATATGCAGCGTCAAAAAGAAGTAAGTAACTTTTCATCCTATGAGGATTTTTTGAAATCTTTACAAATGCAAGCAGAGATTTTAGAGTTTAGTCCTATCTATTTGGAGAGAATTACTCAACTTATCAATAAAACCAATCAGTTTAATTGCACAACAAAGCGCTATGATTTTGCGGCTGTGGAGTCAATGAGTAAGAATCAAGATTACATCACACTTTATGGGAGATTGATTGATAAGTATGGTGATAATGGATTGATTGCCATTAGTATAGGGAGAATTGAATCAGAGATTTGTCATTTGGATTTGTGGCTTATGAGTTGTAGGGTTTTGAAGCGAAATATGGAATATGCAATGCTAGATGAATTTGTTGCTCTAGCAAAAAAGAAGGGGGTGAAAAAATTACGAGGATATTATATAAAGAGTGCAAAAAATCAGATGGTTTCCAAGCTCTATGAGGATTTTGGTTTTTCTCTTGTTGAAAAGATTGATGATGATAGTATTTGGGAGCTTGAAATTACAAATTACCAAAATAAAAATTTTATTATAGGAGTAAATGATGCAAACAAATGA
- a CDS encoding acyl carrier protein translates to MQTNEIKERLQEIFRDIFDDENLEISEATTANDIEEWDSLMHISLVSSIEKEFKIRFALGELQDLKNVGDMIALIEAKV, encoded by the coding sequence ATGCAAACAAATGAAATTAAAGAAAGATTACAAGAAATTTTTAGAGATATTTTTGATGATGAAAATTTGGAGATTAGCGAAGCCACTACAGCAAATGATATCGAGGAGTGGGATTCTTTAATGCATATTAGCTTAGTAAGTAGTATTGAAAAAGAGTTTAAAATAAGATTTGCATTAGGAGAATTACAAGATCTTAAAAATGTGGGTGATATGATTGCTCTTATTGAGGCAAAGGTATGA
- a CDS encoding class I SAM-dependent methyltransferase, with product MIEHFFKIIEEKHPIHSKHLKSLTFSQKDIRDFEKLLSYYQEKMGLDIKEQAECYLMFLNKNLEETKFFLENHRYRYSTFEEVKDQVYFNESYMQKYMIGLSISSYTWSAHINTRVFFTNYLEKMQSLLDAKYLEVGPGHGEYFLKAIEAGIFDTHTGIDISPTSCRMTRDIIDFNFKDHVKANFICGDFLTFESQEKYDLIVMGEVLEHVEKPKEFLKKAGSLLKDTGGGGKTFCDNTY from the coding sequence ATGATTGAACATTTTTTTAAGATAATAGAAGAAAAACACCCCATCCATTCAAAACATCTTAAATCCCTTACATTTTCACAAAAGGATATAAGAGATTTTGAGAAGTTATTATCCTATTATCAAGAGAAGATGGGACTAGATATTAAAGAGCAAGCAGAGTGCTATTTAATGTTTTTAAATAAGAATTTAGAGGAAACAAAATTTTTTCTAGAGAATCATCGCTACCGCTATAGCACTTTTGAGGAAGTAAAAGATCAGGTTTATTTCAATGAAAGCTATATGCAAAAATATATGATAGGTTTATCCATTTCTTCCTACACTTGGAGTGCTCATATTAACACTAGAGTTTTTTTTACCAATTATTTAGAAAAGATGCAATCTTTGTTAGATGCAAAATATCTTGAGGTGGGTCCTGGTCATGGAGAATATTTTTTAAAAGCAATTGAAGCAGGAATTTTTGATACCCATACTGGTATTGATATCTCACCAACAAGCTGTAGAATGACACGAGATATTATAGATTTTAACTTCAAAGATCATGTGAAAGCAAATTTTATATGTGGGGATTTTTTGACATTTGAGTCTCAAGAAAAATATGACTTGATCGTGATGGGAGAAGTGCTAGAGCATGTAGAAAAGCCTAAAGAATTTTTAAAAAAAGCTGGTAGTTTATTAAAAGATACAGGGGGGGGGGGGAAGACTTTTTGTGACAATACCTATTAA
- a CDS encoding MaoC/PaaZ C-terminal domain-containing protein, with amino-acid sequence MKEYRIEDLFIGMQESFEVVLEEKHMNLFAEISGDTNPLHTQVEYAKSQGFVDKVTYGLLTTSFYSRLAGMYLPGKYCLLHGI; translated from the coding sequence ATGAAAGAATATAGGATTGAAGATTTATTTATCGGTATGCAAGAAAGCTTTGAAGTAGTATTAGAGGAAAAACATATGAATTTATTTGCAGAGATTTCTGGAGATACAAACCCTCTGCATACCCAGGTAGAATATGCAAAGAGTCAAGGATTTGTAGACAAAGTGACTTATGGATTGCTGACAACTAGTTTTTATTCTAGGCTTGCAGGAATGTATTTACCGGGTAAATATTGCTTATTGCATGGGATTTAA
- a CDS encoding SDR family NAD(P)-dependent oxidoreductase: protein MDRDIVLVLGASSDIGRDLIEDLKKEALVIAHFNTGVIKEEDGIIPLHCELGNVESIENFICKILEIGIPNKIVFLASPKIENIRFKDFDLDLFHSHFNIGLRSIFMILKELLPKMIKNKEKRKKVVFMLSSCVVGMPPMALSVYVSLKYAILGLMRSLVSEYRNYNIQFNALSPSMIETKFLEGIDSRIVELNAINHPLKRNAKTKDVIPVIKMLLGEESDYINGVNIPITGGENF from the coding sequence ATGGATAGAGATATAGTTTTAGTTTTAGGAGCAAGTTCTGATATTGGGAGAGATCTGATAGAAGATCTTAAGAAAGAGGCATTGGTAATTGCACATTTTAATACAGGGGTTATAAAAGAAGAAGATGGGATCATCCCCTTGCATTGTGAATTAGGGAATGTGGAATCTATAGAGAATTTTATCTGTAAGATTTTAGAGATTGGTATTCCTAATAAAATTGTTTTTCTGGCTTCTCCTAAGATTGAAAATATAAGATTTAAGGATTTTGATTTGGATTTATTCCATTCTCATTTTAATATTGGTTTGAGATCTATTTTTATGATTTTAAAAGAGCTTTTGCCTAAGATGATTAAAAATAAAGAAAAAAGAAAAAAAGTTGTCTTTATGCTCTCAAGCTGTGTTGTAGGTATGCCACCCATGGCATTAAGTGTTTATGTAAGTTTAAAATATGCAATCTTAGGATTGATGCGATCCCTTGTTAGTGAATATAGGAATTATAATATCCAATTTAATGCACTCTCACCCTCAATGATAGAAACTAAATTCTTAGAAGGTATAGATTCTAGAATTGTTGAGCTCAATGCAATCAACCATCCTTTAAAAAGGAATGCAAAGACTAAAGATGTTATTCCAGTGATTAAAATGCTTCTAGGAGAAGAAAGCGATTATATCAATGGGGTGAATATTCCTATCACTGGAGGGGAAAATTTCTAA